The following are from one region of the Streptomyces decoyicus genome:
- a CDS encoding NAD(P)/FAD-dependent oxidoreductase — protein MSSMSRTVPPTADVVIVGGGVMGTSIAYHLAEAGVHHIVVIERGELGSGSSGKPIGGVRAQFSDPLNIELGSRSLRAWQDFGQRPGADIRLDSVGYLFALTSDQQTADFETAVRIQNSLGVPSRMIGPREAHQLCPYLSTDGLVAAAYSPTDGHARPGLAVQGYARAAARAGVAFATHTTVTGLDTTGDRVTAVHTDHGRISCSTVICAAGAWSERLGAMAGVHLPVRPVRRQLAFTAPLAPPAPRIPFTIDFASTAYFHNSDDGLLFGLADPAQADGFDTTWTPDWLQLFRTAVQRRAPALADMETTSGWAGLYEVTPDHNALIGRAGAPHNFLYATGFSGHGFLQAPAVGEIMRDIHLERTPFIDVTPFCADRFTTGVQTRPEIHVV, from the coding sequence ATGTCCTCCATGTCCCGCACCGTGCCGCCGACCGCCGACGTCGTGATCGTCGGCGGCGGTGTGATGGGCACCAGCATCGCGTACCACCTGGCCGAGGCCGGGGTGCACCACATCGTCGTCATCGAGCGCGGCGAGCTGGGCAGCGGCAGCTCCGGCAAGCCGATCGGCGGAGTACGGGCGCAGTTCTCCGACCCGCTCAACATCGAACTCGGCAGCAGGAGTCTGCGCGCCTGGCAGGACTTCGGGCAGCGCCCCGGCGCCGACATCCGGCTGGACAGCGTCGGCTATCTCTTCGCGCTCACCAGCGATCAGCAGACCGCGGATTTCGAGACCGCCGTCCGGATCCAGAACAGCCTCGGCGTCCCCAGCCGCATGATCGGCCCCCGCGAGGCACACCAGCTGTGTCCCTACCTCAGCACCGACGGGCTGGTGGCCGCCGCCTACTCCCCGACCGACGGCCACGCCCGGCCCGGACTCGCGGTTCAGGGCTATGCGCGCGCCGCAGCACGGGCCGGTGTCGCCTTCGCCACGCACACCACCGTCACGGGCCTCGACACCACCGGCGACCGGGTCACTGCCGTCCACACCGATCACGGCCGGATCTCCTGTTCCACGGTCATCTGCGCCGCGGGCGCCTGGTCCGAGCGGCTCGGCGCGATGGCGGGCGTCCACCTCCCGGTGCGCCCGGTGCGCCGCCAGCTCGCCTTCACCGCGCCGCTCGCGCCGCCCGCCCCGCGTATCCCGTTCACCATCGACTTCGCCTCGACGGCCTACTTCCACAACAGCGACGACGGACTGCTGTTCGGCCTCGCCGACCCCGCCCAGGCCGACGGCTTCGACACCACCTGGACACCGGACTGGCTCCAGCTGTTCCGCACCGCCGTACAGCGCCGGGCCCCCGCTCTCGCCGACATGGAGACCACCAGCGGCTGGGCCGGACTGTACGAGGTCACCCCGGACCACAACGCACTGATCGGACGCGCCGGCGCGCCGCACAACTTCCTGTACGCCACCGGGTTTTCCGGCCATGGATTCCTCCAGGCCCCCGCCGTCGGCGAGATCATGCGCGATATCCACCTGGAGCGCACCCCGTTCATCGATGTCACCCCGTTCTGCGCCGACCGCTTCACGACCGGTGTGCAGACCCGCCCCGAAATCCACGTGGTGTGA
- a CDS encoding amino acid permease, giving the protein MVRTLGLTQLTMIGIGAIIGAGIFSLAAAVARDVAGPAVLVSFLVAGAASLCAAFAYAEFAGMVPKAGSSYTYCAAVLGEIVGWIVGWDLLLEYTAIVAVVAIGMSGYLGFLLQAVGIHLPAWALGAPGTGAGHRVDLLAVAICLGVAWLLNRGTRTSARVETVLTVIKIAIVLLVIVVGFTKVDSGNLHPFAPFGFGGAFTGAATVFFAVFGYDALSTAAEESVEARRKLPKAMMLSLAVSMVLYVLVCIVLTGMQHYSKLNPNSGIASAFQSVGMSGLANVIAVGAVIGIVTVTFSFMMGASRLWYALSRDGLMPAWFGAIHPRRKVPHRATWLIGIVSAVLAGLLPINAVAELTNIGVLLAFVVVSASVLLLRYRKPHLKRAFRCPGMPVVPVLGMAFSVWLMSFLQWETWVRLSGWLVVGLIIYAAYGYRRTRKVMPGGSVDLDALDDMTESDEPEPAPAR; this is encoded by the coding sequence ATGGTGCGCACCCTCGGCCTCACCCAGCTGACGATGATCGGCATCGGCGCCATCATCGGGGCCGGCATTTTCAGCCTGGCCGCGGCCGTCGCCCGGGACGTCGCCGGCCCCGCCGTCCTCGTCTCGTTTCTCGTGGCCGGTGCCGCCTCGCTCTGTGCGGCCTTCGCCTATGCCGAGTTCGCGGGAATGGTGCCGAAGGCCGGCTCGTCCTACACCTACTGCGCCGCGGTTCTCGGGGAGATCGTGGGCTGGATCGTGGGCTGGGACCTGCTGCTGGAGTACACCGCCATCGTCGCCGTCGTGGCGATCGGGATGTCGGGCTATCTGGGATTTCTGCTCCAGGCCGTCGGCATCCACCTGCCGGCCTGGGCGCTGGGCGCCCCCGGCACCGGAGCCGGCCACCGGGTCGATCTGCTCGCGGTGGCGATCTGTCTCGGCGTGGCCTGGCTGCTGAACCGCGGCACCCGCACGTCGGCCCGGGTGGAGACGGTACTGACCGTCATCAAGATCGCCATCGTGCTGCTGGTGATCGTGGTCGGCTTCACCAAGGTCGACAGCGGCAATCTGCATCCTTTCGCGCCGTTCGGATTCGGCGGGGCCTTCACCGGGGCGGCGACGGTCTTCTTCGCCGTGTTCGGCTATGACGCGTTGAGCACGGCCGCCGAGGAGTCGGTGGAGGCGCGGCGCAAGCTGCCGAAGGCGATGATGCTGTCGCTGGCGGTCTCCATGGTGCTGTACGTGCTGGTCTGCATCGTGCTCACCGGGATGCAGCACTACAGCAAGCTCAATCCGAACAGTGGCATCGCCAGCGCGTTCCAGAGCGTGGGGATGAGCGGGCTGGCCAACGTGATCGCCGTCGGCGCGGTCATCGGCATCGTCACCGTGACCTTCTCCTTCATGATGGGCGCCTCGCGCCTGTGGTACGCGCTCAGCCGCGACGGGCTGATGCCCGCGTGGTTCGGTGCCATCCACCCCCGGCGCAAGGTTCCGCACCGCGCCACCTGGCTGATCGGCATCGTCTCGGCCGTGCTGGCCGGTCTGCTGCCCATCAACGCGGTCGCCGAACTCACCAACATCGGAGTGCTTCTGGCGTTCGTGGTGGTCTCCGCCTCCGTGCTGCTGCTGCGCTACCGCAAGCCCCACCTCAAGCGGGCCTTCCGCTGCCCGGGGATGCCGGTGGTGCCCGTCCTCGGCATGGCCTTCTCCGTGTGGCTGATGTCGTTCCTCCAGTGGGAGACCTGGGTGCGGCTCAGCGGCTGGCTGGTCGTGGGCCTGATCATCTACGCCGCGTACGGCTACCGCCGCACCCGCAAGGTCATGCCGGGCGGCTCGGTGGATCTCGACGCCCTGGACGACATGACCGAGTCCGACGAACCCGAGCCCGCACCGGCCCGTTGA
- a CDS encoding LysR family transcriptional regulator yields MDWTSAQLRSLVELTRRGTITAAAQALGYTPGGVSQQIAALEKAAGMELLRRVGRRVELTDAGRTLACHAERILSTEAEAVEALERTRQEIAGVLQVGLFATAAAELLPPALQEVRRVHPGLTVHSRDMDVDEVHDAVASGAVDLALGLDYPDVPIPREPALQVRQLYRERFALAVPAGSMDGREAVGLAETQDLGWILPSADSYYGRAVRTACRRAGIEPRVQHEVTDTAATLALVEAGIGLSTVTDLMLGLRASRLDVVRLREKVERHIVVMCRSSVEHRPTVAALVEVLRAVCGARHDTSARPRRGADKPASRRS; encoded by the coding sequence ATGGACTGGACGAGTGCCCAGCTGCGGTCCCTGGTGGAGCTGACCCGGCGCGGAACGATCACTGCGGCGGCACAGGCCCTTGGATACACGCCCGGCGGGGTCTCCCAGCAGATCGCCGCGCTGGAGAAGGCCGCGGGCATGGAGCTGCTGCGGCGGGTCGGGCGGCGGGTGGAGCTCACCGACGCCGGCCGGACGCTGGCGTGTCACGCCGAGCGGATCCTGTCGACGGAGGCGGAGGCCGTCGAGGCTCTGGAGCGCACCCGCCAGGAGATTGCCGGGGTGCTCCAGGTAGGGCTGTTCGCCACGGCAGCCGCCGAGCTCCTGCCGCCGGCGCTACAGGAGGTACGGCGGGTCCATCCCGGGCTGACGGTGCACAGCCGCGATATGGATGTGGACGAGGTGCACGACGCGGTCGCGTCCGGAGCGGTGGACCTGGCGCTCGGCCTGGACTACCCGGACGTGCCCATTCCGCGCGAGCCCGCTCTCCAGGTGCGGCAGCTGTACCGCGAGCGGTTCGCGCTGGCGGTGCCCGCCGGATCCATGGACGGACGCGAGGCGGTGGGCCTGGCGGAGACACAGGATCTGGGGTGGATCCTGCCGTCCGCCGACAGCTACTACGGCCGCGCGGTGCGCACCGCCTGCCGACGAGCGGGCATCGAACCCCGTGTCCAGCACGAAGTGACCGATACCGCGGCCACGCTGGCGCTCGTCGAGGCGGGTATCGGGTTGAGCACGGTGACGGACCTGATGCTCGGCCTGCGCGCGTCCCGCCTCGATGTCGTACGGCTGCGGGAGAAGGTCGAGCGGCACATCGTGGTGATGTGCCGTTCCTCCGTCGAACACCGGCCCACCGTGGCGGCGCTGGTCGAGGTCCTGCGGGCGGTGTGCGGGGCCCGGCACGACACCTCCGCCCGGCCGCGGCGCGGGGCCGACAAGCCCGCCTCGCGGAGGAGTTGA